The Synechococcus sp. BL107 nucleotide sequence GCAATCGCCCGAGTCATGCCTTGGCGGATCCACCAGTAGGCGTAGGTGCTGAATCGAAAGCCTCGGGTGGGATCGAATTTTTCGACAGCGCGCTCGAGGCCAAGGGTTCCTTCTTGAACCAGGTCAAGGATTTCCATCCCCCGCTGTTGGTATTTCTTGGCCACAGCCACCACAAGCCTGAGGTTGGCCTGGATCATGTGGTCCTTCGCCCGGCGTCCGTTGCGCAGGCTCAGCTTGAGTTCTTTGGCCTCGATCGCAGCTTGCTCAGCCCAAGCCACATAGCCCGCATCGATTCGAGATTGCAGCTCCTGCAGTGATAAACCAGCGGCACGGGCCCACTCTTGTTTCGTGGGCCAATGGCTGTGGTGATTAGCTTCGCGGCGTTGGAGCTCCTCTAAGCGGTGCAGCTCACCAATGGCGGGATTGGTATCCGATAGCTCGCGCTGCTGCTTTAAAAGCGTTTCGCGGCGTTGCACGAGACGAGCCAGCGTGACTTCTTCCTCGCTTGTGAGCAGGTCAACGCGGCCAATGTCTTGCAGGTACAGCCGCAACAGATCCGTCGTCCCGCTGGAGCGGCGACTACGGGTCTCCCCAGTTCTTCGGGGCAAGCGCGGCAAAGGCTGAAGGCGAACGTTGTTCCTTCAGGGTTCCTCGTTGTGCCGGTTGGTGGGCAAATGTGCTGATTCCCTTCGGGATTTCATCACGCCTTGTGATCAGTCCTCATCGTCGGTCGGATCCACCCAGGTGCTCGATACATGCAGCTCCTGCAGCTGTTTTTCGGCAACGCTGCTGGGTGCGTCGGTCATCAGGCAGCGGGCTTGCTGGGTTTTCGGAAATGCAATGGTGTCGCGGATCGATTCTTCACCCGCTAGGAGCATCACCATTCGGTCGATGCCAAAGGCAAGCCCGCCATGGGGAGGAGCGCCCATATCGAGGGCATTGATCAAGAAACCAAATTGCTCTTGAGCTTCTTCAAGGGGGAGACCCACGGTTTGCAGCACTTGGCGTTGCAGGGCGGAGTCGTGGATGCGAAGGGAGCCGCCACCGAGCTCAAGACCGTTCAAGACAAGGTCGTAGGCCTGTGCTCTCGCGCTCGGCAGGGTGGTTGCCCATTGCGCGGGATCACTGCCCAGGTCGTCGGTGTTTGGGGCACAGAACGGGTGGTGTAGGGCTTCATATCGGTCTTCATCGCCGTTGAACTCGAACATTGGAAAGTCCACAACCCAGAGGAAGTTCCATGCATCGTTTTGCCGATCGGGTTGAACCAGCTTGAGTTCCTTCGCCAGGTACTGCCGCACGCGGTCGAGAGCCTTGTTGACGATGGCGGTTTCGCCAGCTCCAAACAGCAACAGGGTGCCTGGCGTTGCACCGGTTCGCTCCAACAATTCGGCTTTCTGCTCGTCAGACAGGTTGTCCTTGATGGCTCCAATCGTGTCGATTTCGCCGCCGTCGCGGACGCGAATGAAGGCCAAGCCCCCCGCTCCAGCAGCTTGCGCTTCGCTGAAGACATCTCCACCAGGCTTGATCCGGACGTTCGACAGGGCATCGTTACCCCCCGGCACGGCGATGACTTTCACCGCCCCGCCGGATTTCACGGCTCCACTGAAGACTTTGAAGCCCATGTCCTGGACGATGTCGGACACCGTCACCAACTCCATGCCGTAGCGCGTATCCGGTCGGTCGGTTCCATACCGCTCCATGGCGTCGTGCCAGGTCATGCGTGGGAAGGGACGGGGAAGTTCGATCCCTTTCACCGACTTCCAGATCGCACAGATCAGATCCTCATTGAGTTGGAGAATTTGTTCCTCACCCATGAAGCTCATTTCGATATCCAGCTGGGTGAATTCCGGCTGGCGATCGGCGCGCAGGTCTTCATCCCGGAAGCAGCGAGCAACTTGGTAGTAGCGCTCAATGCCCCCCACCATCAGAAGCTGTTTAAACAGTTGAGGCGATTGGGGTAAGGCAAACCAATCGCCGCCACAGACGCGGCTCGGGAGCACATAGTCGCGGGCACCTTCAGGGGTGGAGCGGGTCAGCACCGGTGTTTCCACTTCGATGAAGCCCTCGTCTTCAAGAAAGCGCCGGGCGACCTGAATGGTGCGGGCCCGTAGTCGCAGGTTGTCGTTCATGCGCTTGCGGCGCAGATCGAGATAGCGATGACGGAGGCGGAGTTCTTCCCGAGTGTTTTCTTCGTCGTGGACCGACACGGGGAAGGGCAAATTCCCGGTCACCTTGTTGAGCACAACAATTTCGCTGGCCAGTACCTCCACGGCCCCGGTGGCGAGTTTGTCGTTGAGCGACTCAGCGGGTCGGGCGCGTACCTTTCCATGCACCTGCAGCACGGTTTCGCTGCGCAGGTGCTCAGCTACGGCGAAGGCTTCGGCACCCAGATCCGGATCAACGGTGATTTGAACAGTGCCGCTGCGGTCTCGCAGGTCGATAAAAATCACACCACCGTGATCCCGGCGGCGATCCACCCAGCCGCAAAGCTGAACAACCGCATCAATGCTGTCTTTGCGCAGGTCGCCGCAACCGTTGCTGCGCATGGAATGTCTCAGCTAATGAGAAGCGAGTTTCCCATAGCCCCGGTTCTGGTTATGGGCGTTTGTAGAAGGGACGCCGGACAACGGTGGCGGGTTGGGCTTTGCCCCGGATCTCGACGCTCAAGTTGGTCCCCAGTTTTGCCAAGGCGGTTGGGATGGAAGCCAAGGCGATGGGCTCCTCCAGCGTGGGAGACCAGGTCCCGCTCGTCACCACGCCCACGGGTTCACCCTTGTGGAGCACTGGGTAGTCGTGACGAGCGATGGCGCGTCCCTCCAATTTCAGACCAACAAGCCGTTTGTTTGGCCCTGCTTCTGCAGCTTTTTCGAGTGCTTGACGCCCAATGAAGTCGGCCGGCATTTCCAGATGCACGAGCCAGCCCAAGCCCGCTTCAAAGGGGGTGGTGTCGGCGTTCATGTCTTGCCCATAGAGGTGCATCGCGGCCTCGAGACGCAGGGTGTCACGGGCGCCAAGACCACAGGGAGCGACGCCTTTCTCGAGGAGTTGGCTCCAGAGCCGTTGACCGTCTTCTGCCGTGAGCAGCAGCTCAGCGCCATCTTCGCCCGTGTAGCCCGTGCGGGCGGTGAAGACGGAATGGCTTAGGCCTTGAAGGTGGAGGTCTCGGTGGCCAAAGCGGGGTAAGCCGCTGAGGTCGTCTCCACTGAGTTCTTCAAGCAGGGGAATGGCTTGGGGGCCTTGCAGCGCCAGTAAAACTCCGTTGTCTTTGATGTCGGTCACGGTGAGACCCGCCGGTTCCATGCGTTCACGAATCCAGGCGGTGTCGCTGTCTGCGCAGGCAGCATTAATCACCAGCACTAGGGCACCGCGTTCTTCGTCGATGGCGCCAAGGTCATAAATGATCAAGTCGTCCCGGATGCCGCCTTGGTCGTTGAGCAAAACGGTGTAACAGGCTTCGCCCGGTCCGATCCGATGTAGGTCGCTGGGCACCAGTTGTTGCAAGGTGTCTTTGGGGTTGGTTCCCTCCAGCCGCAGCACTCCCATGTGGGAGATGTCGAACATTCCAACGCTGTTGCGTACGGCTTTGTGTTCCTGAATCAGACCACTGAATTGCACCGGCATTTCCCAGCCAGCGAAGGGCACCATTCGGCCACCTCCAGCGCGGCAGAGCTCATAGAGAGGCGTACGCAGCATGGCTTTAGCCGAGGGGGTGGCGAGGCGCAATCTTATGGAGTGCTTCAGCTAGTTGATGCGAAACCGGAGATCTCCTGTAGTTCATGGTCCATTTCTGGGACCGTCCTTAGCCTTAAAACTCTCTCAATCACCCTTTTTTTGGCCAACAGGCTTTGCTGCCGTTCTTGCCAGCACTGTTCAGCAGTTGCAGCAGGTGGGTGGTGCCGGTTGCGGCAATTGGAGGTGAATGCAGAAGTCGCCGATCTTGTGGTTTGTCATCACTGGACGGCGCGGGCTCCACGGCTGCCCCGTTTGCAAGCGTTGCAGTCGGACGATGTGGAGTGCCAGCTGGAGCTGGATCGCGCCTTGGCCTAGCTGCCGCCTTTGGCTGAGCCACTGCCGAGGAGCAGCAGCAAACTCCGCGTCACTTTGGCGGCGAGAACAGCACTCACACCGCTGCTGTCGAGTTGTGGTGCGAGTTCAACAACATCTGCGCCCACCAGCCGATGCTCTTGAAGCAGGGTGACGAGGTTGGCGAAATCAGGCCAAAAAAATCCTCCCGGTTCTGGGGTGCCTGTACCCGGTAAAACGGCAGGATCAAACCAGTCCAGATCAACGGTGACGTAGATCGGGCGGCCCTTGAGGGGGGCAAGGCCTTCGCGCAAAGCATCCACTGTTGGCATCAGGCGGCCACTGTTGTGGAGTTCTTGGAATTCCGCTTTCGTTCCACTGCGGATGGCGAGTTGGAAGAGGTCGCCGCTAGGCAGGATCTCGAGGCAGCGGCGCATGGCACAGGCGTGGCTGTGATGGCTACCTAGCCACTCATGGCGCAGATCAGCGTGGGCATCCAGTTGCACGAGAACCAGATCAGGATGCTGCCGCGCTACGGCAGCTACGGCTCCAGAGCTGATGGAGTGTTCCCCGCCGAGCATCAATGGCTTAAGGCCGAGCTCCAGAACCGCTTGGGTGGCTTGTTGCACCTTGGCGATGACGGGTTCAGGGGCGCCGAAGGGGATCTCGACGGCCCCGAGATCGATGAAGGAGAGATCCTCGAGATCCCGATCTAATTGCGGGCAGTAGGTCTCAAGTCCACTGCTCACGTCCCGAATCGCGGCCGGTCCAAACCGGGTGCCCGGTCGGAACGATGTGGTGCCGTCGTAGGGCACGCCGAACAGCCCGACATCGCAGTGCTCGGGAGTCCGTTGCGATCCCATATAGATCGCCCCATCGGTGTCAAATAAATCGGTGTCCAACAAAGTGCTGTCAAACAGGTTGGTCATCAGCTCAGCTCCCGGGCGATGAAGGCTGGGATGGCCTCAAAGCCTCCCCGTTGCCAACGCGGACTCCAGACGTGGCAACCATCGGCAATTGCAGCGGCTCGGTTCGTGTTGGTTTGGAGGTAGCGAGGTTGGTCCATGGCCGCGAAGGTCCAGCTCCACCAGCCGCTTGGGTACATCGGTACCCATCCGTAAAGGGGATCGGCGTGGTCGAACACCTCTCTTAAGAGCTTCACCATGGCGAGGTGCACCTCTTGAAAGGCTTCCGGAGATTCACTTTGTGTCGCGAAAATCCCGCCAGGGCGGAGGATGCGGCGACAGTGTTCAAAAAATGATCGATTGAATAATCCCTCCGCTGGGCCTGCCGGGTCCGATCCGTCCACAAGCACCACGTCGTAGCTGTTGTCGGCCGCGGCGGCGGCCCAAGCGATTCCATCCCCCACCGTGAGTTGGAGACGCGGATCGGTCCAGGCGGAGCCACCGATACCGGGGAGGTGCTCGCGGCTTAAGTCCACAACGCGGCCATCGATTTCCACGAGGTCGAGGTGTTCGACTCCTTGATGGCGGAGGCATTCACGGGCGGTCCCCCCGTCACCGCCGCCAATGACGAGCACGCGCGCCACGCTGGCGGCTCCACAGAGGGCGGGATGAACCAAGGATTCGTGATAGTGCCTTTCTTGTCGTTCCGCTGTCATCCAGCAGCCGTCGAGCAAGAGCCCACGTCCGTAGCGCTCGCTTCGGATCACAGTGATCCGCTGAAAAGGGCTGGTTTCCTCCACCAGCACCTCGCCTATGAGGCCGTAGCGGACGCCCCGATGGTGTTCATCAATCCAGCCACTCATGCCGTGCTGTGCTGTGTCCCTTCAGCTTGGGATGCCAGGGGTTGGGGGCAAGGCGCTACAGATGGTGTGCAACAAGTTGACGATGACCAGATCTAGTGCTTGACTAGCAACGGGAATGGAGTTGCTGTGGAAGAGGGCAACTCCGGAGCCCGTTTCAAGTCGGTATAAATCATCCAGATTTTTCTGCGACACGCTCGAAAACAACGCTAAAGACGTTGAATTCGCCTTTGCCAGCAGCATCGTCAATGCTTGATTTAGTTCCTCCTGTTTATCTCGTTGCGTTAGGGCTGGGAGTTGCCGCTGTTTTTGTTGTTTTGTTTTACTCGTTCACGAGTAATTCAAACTATGAAAGTCAGATGCGTCGTCAACAATTAGCTGAGCGCAGGGCAAAACAAGCAGCGGCAGAAGCACACTCCTCAAGGGAGGATTAGGTCTGGCTTTTCGTCACGTTAAAGATTGCTTCGAATGGCATTTGATCAAGATTTAGTTATTAATTTGAGGCTGACAATCCCAAGCTCTGAGTTGTCTTGGAAGTTTTCTCGCTCCTCTGGTGCCGGAGGGCAAAATGTCAACAAAGTTGAAACTGCCGTCGTTCTCTCTTGGAATCTTGAGCAATCAGAATGTTTAGGGCCTTTTCGTCGCCAACGCTTATTAGAGCTCTATGGCTCGAGGCTCATGGATGGTTGTTTGCGCGTGTGTGTTTCCGACGAGCGTTCTCAATATCAAAATCGTCAGATTGCACTGAAGCGCTTGGGAGATTTGATTCGAGAAGGGATCAAGCCCCCGCCACCCGCACGAAAGGCCACCCGGCCTGGCCGGGGGGCTGTGAAGCGGAGGCTTGAAAGCAAAAAACAGCGTGGCGATATCAAACGGCAACGCCGGAACAGACCATCGATCGATGATTGATGGATTGGGATCAGGCTTGTTCTGCGCGGATGTCGGCCTTGGCTTGTTGCCAGAGCGCTTCGAGTTCATCGATGCTCTGCCCTTGCAGATTGCCGTGCAGGGCTGCTTCGACCCGTGAAAAACGATCGAGGAAGCGTCGGTTGGTGCCGGCAAGGCCTTCTTCTGGCGCGATCCCACACCAACGGGCCACGTTCACCAAGGTGAAGAGCAAATCACCCAGCTCCTCTTGGGCATGGGATGGGTTGCCGCTGATCACGGCTTCTTTGAGTTCATCGAGTTCCTCATGCACCTTGGCCCACACTCCAGCCATGTCGTCCCACTCGAAGCCAGCTTTCGCCGCCTTTTTCGAGATAGTCATCGCTCCAGCAAGGGCAGGCATGCCCCGTACTTTGGCGGCCAGTGCATCGCTGAGGGGACTCGCTGATGGTGGCTGTTCTCCACGTTCGGTGGCTTTGATCGCCTCCCAGGTTTCTTTCACAGCGGCGCTATCGCTGGCGACCGCATCGCTAAACACATGCGGATGGCGACGGATCAATTTCTCGCTGATGCCTTCCGCCACGTCGCTTAGAGCGAAGCGGTTGTTCTCCTGAGCGATTTGGGCATGGAGCACCACCTGCAGTAAAAGGTCTCCCAGTTCTTCTTTGAGGTGGGCGTCGTCGCCATGGCGAATCGCATCGGCAACTTCGTGGGCCTCCTCTAGGACGTAGGGCACCAACGACGCATGGGTTTGTTCAAGGTCCCAAGGGCATCCCCCATCGGGGTCGCGCAGGCGTGAAACCACGTCAATCAGGTCTTGTATGGCTTTGGTGCTGGAGGGAGGCATGGTCGAGCTTCAGAACCAGGCTCACCTTCTCATCGCCCTCTCCTGAATCGTCTTCTGAACCTTTGAATGGCATGCCATTCGGTGGGGAGTGGATCCCCGTCTTGGATGAGATGCAGCCAAACGCTTCCTTCCAGTCCGACGGCTAAAGCGATCACTTGATCCGGGTTGGCCGTGCGCCAAAGGTGGAGGGCTCGCCACAACTGATCGATCGTGATCTGGGGCATCACTCCGCACAGCACACTGGCCCAGAGGAACAACAGCATCAGCCGCAGGCTTGTGCCAATCAGTGGTCCGTGGGAGAGCAGGGATCGATGCGGGATGAGGCGGCGATAGGGCCACCAGATGAATTGCAAGGGTCCCCAACGTTGGAGGGCGCGACAACGGGTATCGAGATCGGGGGACAGCCACAGCCCACCGAAGCTGAAGGCAGCAGCAGCGATCAGTCCGCAAGGCCAGTTCAATAGGAGAGCGGTGCCTAGCCCGACGGGCAGGCTGACGAGTGCAGTGGCGCGGTCGTGTTCGCGGCCTTGGGCCAAGGTTGATGGGTCGGGGTTGGTGGCGCCTCAGCTGGTCACAGCGGACAGCTTTCAGGCAGAATGAAATGACGGGCGATTAGCTCAGCGGTAGAGCACCTCCCTTACAAGGAGATTGTCACTGGTTCGATCCCAGTATCGCCCATTTCAAGAGGTCGATCTGCAGCCGATTAGGGGCTGTGGAAGTTTCAAGGCAGTGGTCGTTTGGCCTGTATTGCGGTTGCTAAGCACGCCGTTTCCACTGTCGGAGGTTTTGCTTGAGAGGGCAATGCGCCTTAACACCGATGGCAAACGAGCTGTGCTGGGCAAAAGTATGGGCATCGAAATCGGAGGTGCCCATGACGGCCGAAACTCCACCTGAGCAAGCGCTAGAAGCACGCTGACTTTTCTGGCCCCTGCTCCAACTTTCAACCCATCCGTGAGCCGTCCGTCTGGCGCGACAACGCTGAGCGTCAACCCAGTCGACTTTCCTCTGCATCGTTGAGGTGCCCCAGCAGGAAAAGAGGTTTCACACCTGGTCGCAATGGCCCCAGGGTTTGCCACCAAGCCAGTCGCTTCGCTCTTCTTCTTTCAGTTCACTTTCTTTCAGTTCACTGTTGTTCGATTAAGCCATTAACGCTTCACGGAACCAGCTTCACTGAACAGTGGGTAGCGACATGAACAAACGAGCGAGATAGGCCGTCTCTTCCATCCGGGAGGGGCGGCCTTCCCCTTTTCAGCCTCTAAGCGTTCGCAGATTTGGCAGCTTCTGCCAGCACTTGCAGAGCTTCCAGGGTCGCGAGCTTGTGCTGCGCTTGGGTGAGCATGGCCCGACCGTGGGGAGCGCATTCCGCCACAAGGGATGCACCTTCTGAGGCTTCCGCTTGCACCCGTTCTATACAGCGACTCAGGCGGCGATTGGGATCGTCCTGCAGCGTTGTGGTGGCAGCAGCATGGTGTTGGCCGACGACGGTTTCCAGCACCCGATTGAAGGCTTGCGTGATTCGCTCATCGTTGGGTTTTGTCATGGGGCCATGGATGCTGCCGAGGTGTTCACACCTTGGCCCCATGCGTTGAGTGAGTCGCTAACTAACGCAGACTTTTTTTCTGGATCTTGATGGCGGAAGGCTTTAGAGCACAGGCAAGGGCATGAAAGGGCTGGTGATGCCCCTCAAGAATGAGGCTGCCCATGGGGTGTGCGTGAGCTAAGTCGAGTTTCATGAGTGGAAATACATGCAGGCGACATCCCCCTGCTCGCAATCAATGTCCTCGGACTTTCAATGATGGGACACCCCTTTATGGGGACAAGTCACACAGCTATGGGCGTTTGCTCACAGGCGGAGCAAGTGTCTTTGTTCCTGACGACGAACTTGGCTGGGATGTCTGGGGTTGACCATGCCGTTTCCGTGGGTCATGGCCACTTCTCCATGGGGTAAACAGAAAAAAATTGCCGGCAACTAGGCCGGCAGTGACAACGACAGCAGCGATTTGCTCAAGCCTCTCGATCAACATTCAGCGACCATGAAGAGGCATGGCTTCTTCAGAAGCAGAACGGCAAATATTGAGTGCGGCATGCGGCGTAGCCATCAACCAACGCTCCGAGACCAATTTGGTGGGCAATTCCAGCACCAGTGAGCCCTTCGGTCACGATGCCGATCACGATTCCAAGCATCGCAGCCCTTCCATTGAAGAGTTCAACTCGCTTGAGTTGCTCCATGTGGATGTCGCGGGCTGCAGCGCTTTGGAACCACGTATCGCTGGCTTGACTTGGCTTCATCGGTAATCGGGCTGTTGTAACGAATTGTAAACCAATTTCTCGTGATTCTCGCTCTCGTGATCGTTAGCCCTTAAGCACAAGCCGCTCTCCTGGCGTTGGATCGATCCATTGGCTGCTGTCTGGCAGCGTTGCTCCGGTACCGGCGACCGACCCTTGCATTTGCAGAAGTCCAGTGAGGGCACCGCTGAAGCGCACGTCTCCGCCAGACGTGCTCGCCAGCACGGTGGAAGGCTGGAAGCGCTCCACGAGTTGTGGCACCACACTGCACCCTTTCACGAAGGCGCCAAGAGCTGGTAGTCCCAAATCCACCATGGGTGTGATCACGGCATCGAGCGGTTGGGGAGGTAAAGCGGGATCCAAAAAGCCGTGGGGTTCCAGGTAGAGGCTTCCCGATGCATGCTCGAGCAGATATCCGTTTTCCACCGTTGGCACTGGAGCGCCAGAGGTCGCGCGAACCGATAGCCCCTTGTGCGTTGTGCATTCACCAGGTTTCAGGGCTTGCACCGACTCAAAGCCCATCTTTTTCACCACTTGCGTTGCTGCGACCGATCCAATCACCGGCAGGGTGCGCGGCAAGAGATCCAGGCTTTCGGGATGGGCGTGATCGGCGAGCCCTTGGGTGAGGAGCAGGAGGTCGAGATGGTCGGGGGCTGGCCGTTGCTCAGGTAGTTCACCTTTCAGCATCCAACCGCCTGGGGGGAAACTGAGGCTTCCTTGTAGCCATGGATCCACAAGCACCCGAAGATCATCGAATTCCAGGAGCCAGCCGTTTGCGCCGAAATAGGTCGTAGCCAGGGTCATTGCGAGGAATGCTGCCGGGTGCGGCAAGCGCTACAGAGTCCAAAGAATTCAAGCGTGTGAAACAGAAGATCGAAGTCTCCTCGGCTGTCTTTGGGCACTTCGATGTCGTGGATTGGGCAGTGATCCAGCGTTTTGGTGACGCCGCAATCAACGCAGGTGAGATGGTGCCGGTCCCGTTCGACTGGGGCATAGAGGGCTTCACCGTTGGGTAGGTGTCGGCAGCGCACCAAACCCCGTTGATGCAATTGGCGGAGATTGCGATACACCGTTGCCAGCCCCATGGTGTGGTCTTCGGTCAAGCTTCGGTGAAGCTGTTGGCCACTCATTTCGTCGTGGCTCGCCTGCAGCGCCTGTAGAAGTACTAGCTGACGTGCATTGGGGGAAAGGGAGGGAGCAGTCATGGAGTTACGCGGCTACCAACCAACGGGAGGCGGTTCGGCGCCAATAAGTGCCAGGTCAGAATCATCGCGCTGATCCACCGATTCCGACGACGATGGTTTGGCAAAAGCCGATCACGTGGGGGTCGACCGACCGATTAGGCCATCCGATCGCAAAGGGCGCGAGTCGTTGCCGGTTGTCAATGGAATCAGGCATGGATGAGCTGCTCGCTCAGCGCCCATAATCTTTGTCGCTTGCTTGGATCCAAGGCTGTTGGTGCGATCCGGCATTGACCCGGTGAACCGCGTAGGCCGCCAAGTTGGGAGGGCCCGTAATGCTCACCGCTTTGTGCGCTCGCAGCTGTGGCGGCATGGAGTTGAGGTAACGCCCCCATGCCGGCACTTTGGAAGAGCGGATCCATCAACTGGTAGGCCAGTGCTTCCCAACGGTTGCCACCACTGGCGAGGGCTGCTGGTTGCAGATTGGTGCGTGCAATACCGGGGTGCGCCGCGAGGGATTTCACCGAGCTGTTCTCGCTTTGAAGACGGTTGTGCAGCTCAAGAGCAAACATCACGTTGGCCAACTTGCTTTGGCCATAGGCGCCGTAGCGGTCGTAGCCCTGGGCCCAGCTCAAGTCGTCCCAGCGGATGGTCCCGAAGTATTGGGCGCCGGAGGTCACGGTCACGACCCGTGGGTCTGTTTGAGATGCCATCAGTGGCAATAAGCCCTGCGTTAGAGCCATATGGCCCAAATGGTTGACGGCAAATTGCAGCTCATGGCCTTGGGGACTTAATTGGCGTGGTGGTGCCATCACGCCGGCGTTGTTGAGCAGCAGATCCAGATGGCCGTATTGATCACTGAGAACGGCAATGGCCCGCTCAATGGAGCGAAGGTCAGCGAGATCGATCTCCAACAGATCGAGGCCAGTCAGGCCTTCGTCAAGCAATTGACGACGGGCCGCTTCCCCTCGGCTTCTGCTTCGACAAGCCATGACAACCGTCGCACCTTTTGCGGCAAGGGCGCGGGTGGTTTCAAGGCCGAGGCCGATGTTGGCTCCGGTCACTACGGCAATGCGGCCCTCCTGGGAGGGAATGTCGTCAACCGTCCATCCCATAGGTGGTCAGTCTTCCGGGAAGAGCAGTTCGGCTAGCTCATCGGGATCAACGTCGTAGACGCGCGCGAGAGATGTTTCGATCGCACTGGTGACTTCGCCGGGTAAGAAGCGCATGGAATTGAGCGCATCCTCCGTGATGTCGTCGGTGAGCAGCTTGTCTTCACCCTCGAGCTTTTCGTCATTGATGACGGCCATCACCCAACTCTGGTAGGCGTACACCAGATCCGAGAACTCGAGTTCGGGATCGTTGAGGTCCAGGGCCATGGTCTGAGCCAATCGTTCGCACACCCAGTTTGACCTTCGAGGGGGAAGATGTCCCCAGCAGATGTTCGGTATGAGCCTTCCGGATTCTGATCAGCTGCAAGGAACCCTTGTCGATTTCGCACTGGTCGAACTGATTCGTCAGCACCGTCTCAGCTTCCAACCGCTATGGACCGTGGACAGCTGGGCCAAATTAATGATTTGGCTGGCCTTGAATTGCGGGCTCTCCAGCGACAAAGGGAATTTTGAGCACTTCGCTCAGTCGCTGGGTGAACGGATCACCACGCGTCTACGCCGTTCATTTTTTGAACGCGAGTTAGCCGATCTGGAGCTTCATGTTCTGGCAGATCCAGCTGATGCTCAGGTGTTGGTGCTGTCCCAGGCACCTCAGGATCCCTCGGTTCTGGCCCCCGACCGTCTCACCCGTGCCCTGGAGCGGATTGATCTGTTGGAGTTGGTCACTGCCGATCGCAGTCGCTGGCAAGTTCTTGATGGAGTGGTTGCGATCCCATGGAAACGCTCTGAACCCTCTTAGTCATGAACCTCATTGCTCGTTATCAAAACTCTGGCTTTGAAGCGGTGGCAGATGGTGTGATGGCGTTTTTCGATCGTCGTACGGATCTGCAACGGCCTGGAGTGGCCTTTGGCTCTGGGGGTGGCGAGGAACCAGACAAAGTGTCGACGGACATCAGTTTGGTGGCGATTGATCGCAGCGATCTCGATGCTTTTGCCTTGTCCGAGGTGATTCTGCGTGGGGTCGCTGCGGGGTTAGATCGCTACCTCCAAGAACGGCCTCTCTTCCGTTCCGTTTGTCCGGAGCAAGAGTTGTTTGTGATGCCGATCTTCAATTTGCAGCGCTATGCCCCTGGGGAGGGGTTTAAGCGGTGGCATTGCGATTGGACGATTAGCGATGAGGCCACTGAGCCTGTCCATCGCGTGTTGGCTTGGATTTTGTATTGCAACTCAGTCGAGGAAGCGGGCACGGAATTCCATTGGCAGAAGCATCACGAATCAGCCGAACGAGGCAAGTTAGTGATTTTTCCGGCAGGTCCATCTCACATTCATCGTGGACGGATTAATCAAACTTTCAGTAAAACAATTGCGACTGGTTGGATCAATGCGGGGGCACGGCAGAGTTATATCAGCCGGTTAGCGGAAGGTGCAGAAATTGATCCGTCTTCGCCTTAGAAAGCTTTAATTCTCGAACGTTTTCGATGCTCTATCGATGCTCGGATTGATAGTTCTAAGACCGCAATACATTTATCTATTTGTTTGCTGATGCAGTGATTACTTGCAAATAACTTTGTTTGTTGGATTGATTTAATCCGTTTCTTCAGTTTCGCTTTGCAGTTGATGGCTTGCATCTCCAAGGCGAAGAGATTGTTCTTTCGACGGAGGCCATTCCATCGGATACACCTGCCGCTGTGGGAAGGGAATGCCGATGCCATTTTCGTCAAAGGCGTTCCAGATGGCTTGGCGCAGATCGCTCCCAACCCCAAACGCT carries:
- the speB gene encoding agmatinase, with amino-acid sequence MTNLFDSTLLDTDLFDTDGAIYMGSQRTPEHCDVGLFGVPYDGTTSFRPGTRFGPAAIRDVSSGLETYCPQLDRDLEDLSFIDLGAVEIPFGAPEPVIAKVQQATQAVLELGLKPLMLGGEHSISSGAVAAVARQHPDLVLVQLDAHADLRHEWLGSHHSHACAMRRCLEILPSGDLFQLAIRSGTKAEFQELHNSGRLMPTVDALREGLAPLKGRPIYVTVDLDWFDPAVLPGTGTPEPGGFFWPDFANLVTLLQEHRLVGADVVELAPQLDSSGVSAVLAAKVTRSLLLLLGSGSAKGGS
- a CDS encoding RpoD/SigA family RNA polymerase sigma factor, producing MPRLPRRTGETRSRRSSGTTDLLRLYLQDIGRVDLLTSEEEVTLARLVQRRETLLKQQRELSDTNPAIGELHRLEELQRREANHHSHWPTKQEWARAAGLSLQELQSRIDAGYVAWAEQAAIEAKELKLSLRNGRRAKDHMIQANLRLVVAVAKKYQQRGMEILDLVQEGTLGLERAVEKFDPTRGFRFSTYAYWWIRQGMTRAIATQSRTIRLPVHVTEKLNRIKRVQQEIASNEGRIASIADLARELGISEDTVRQTLERVPRSVSLDSRVGKDQDTQLGDLIEDGKATPEETLTHDELHNDLEGLLDELTTREAAVLRRRFGLEDDTPQTLAQIGEELKLSRERVRQIETRALLKLRQPQKRSKIRDYIQGLDS
- the speE gene encoding polyamine aminopropyltransferase, with protein sequence MSGWIDEHHRGVRYGLIGEVLVEETSPFQRITVIRSERYGRGLLLDGCWMTAERQERHYHESLVHPALCGAASVARVLVIGGGDGGTARECLRHQGVEHLDLVEIDGRVVDLSREHLPGIGGSAWTDPRLQLTVGDGIAWAAAAADNSYDVVLVDGSDPAGPAEGLFNRSFFEHCRRILRPGGIFATQSESPEAFQEVHLAMVKLLREVFDHADPLYGWVPMYPSGWWSWTFAAMDQPRYLQTNTNRAAAIADGCHVWSPRWQRGGFEAIPAFIARELS
- the aspS gene encoding aspartate--tRNA ligase; amino-acid sequence: MRSNGCGDLRKDSIDAVVQLCGWVDRRRDHGGVIFIDLRDRSGTVQITVDPDLGAEAFAVAEHLRSETVLQVHGKVRARPAESLNDKLATGAVEVLASEIVVLNKVTGNLPFPVSVHDEENTREELRLRHRYLDLRRKRMNDNLRLRARTIQVARRFLEDEGFIEVETPVLTRSTPEGARDYVLPSRVCGGDWFALPQSPQLFKQLLMVGGIERYYQVARCFRDEDLRADRQPEFTQLDIEMSFMGEEQILQLNEDLICAIWKSVKGIELPRPFPRMTWHDAMERYGTDRPDTRYGMELVTVSDIVQDMGFKVFSGAVKSGGAVKVIAVPGGNDALSNVRIKPGGDVFSEAQAAGAGGLAFIRVRDGGEIDTIGAIKDNLSDEQKAELLERTGATPGTLLLFGAGETAIVNKALDRVRQYLAKELKLVQPDRQNDAWNFLWVVDFPMFEFNGDEDRYEALHHPFCAPNTDDLGSDPAQWATTLPSARAQAYDLVLNGLELGGGSLRIHDSALQRQVLQTVGLPLEEAQEQFGFLINALDMGAPPHGGLAFGIDRMVMLLAGEESIRDTIAFPKTQQARCLMTDAPSSVAEKQLQELHVSSTWVDPTDDED
- the gcvT gene encoding glycine cleavage system aminomethyltransferase GcvT → MLRTPLYELCRAGGGRMVPFAGWEMPVQFSGLIQEHKAVRNSVGMFDISHMGVLRLEGTNPKDTLQQLVPSDLHRIGPGEACYTVLLNDQGGIRDDLIIYDLGAIDEERGALVLVINAACADSDTAWIRERMEPAGLTVTDIKDNGVLLALQGPQAIPLLEELSGDDLSGLPRFGHRDLHLQGLSHSVFTARTGYTGEDGAELLLTAEDGQRLWSQLLEKGVAPCGLGARDTLRLEAAMHLYGQDMNADTTPFEAGLGWLVHLEMPADFIGRQALEKAAEAGPNKRLVGLKLEGRAIARHDYPVLHKGEPVGVVTSGTWSPTLEEPIALASIPTALAKLGTNLSVEIRGKAQPATVVRRPFYKRP